Genomic segment of Caproiciproducens sp. NJN-50:
GTCAGCGCTTTGCAGCAGACGGGACAGCGTCCTGCCGGACGGCTGATTATGACGTGAAAGCATGGAACAGTCAATGGAAACAAAGGGAGAGGAAGACCGCCGGCTTGCGCTGTGAATACATTCCGCCCAGAACCTTTTTCCGGTCCCCGTCTCACCGATCAGCAAAACAGGCAGATCCCATTCCGAATATTCCCGGGCGGTATCCAGAATCTGACGGGCCTGTTCCGACTGCCCGATTGCATCCCCGAAAGATGCCGCCGGGCGATCGCTGCCTTTGGAGGAGGACTGTTTCTGAATTGATACGACAATGCCCCGCGCCTTTTGATTTACCAGGATCGGGTTGACCGAAAGCAAAAAGAGGTCCCCGTTCCGCTTTAGCAGAAAATCCGGAGGTTTTTCCCCGGTGGAAAGGGCGGAGGAAATCGGCTGGGAGTCTTCCTGATCCAGAAGCTCCGTGAAATGTTTTCCAACGACTTTGAACGGAACCGTATGTAAGTAGTCTGCGGCAACCTGGTTGATGGAGGTGACAATCCCTGATTCGTTTATACTGACGACACCGTTTACGGCGGTGTTCAATATCGTGTTTTTTTCCTGCAGCCTTTTTCTTTGCAGATTGATGTTTCGCTGGACTTCTCTTGCGCGATGGTACGCTTCCCGCACGGAAGCAAGGGAAGATTCCAGAAGAACGTGCTTGACGTGGATGCTCTCAAGAATCTGACAGGTGTAAACGCCGCCGATCAATACGTCGACCTGTTCTCTTTGGGCCCGGATGATGCTCTTTTCGATTTCGGCGGAGCTGTTGGCCTGGTACAGCCGGGCCTTGATTTTCAATGTCTCCAGAAAATGGCGGACGCTGCTGACTACGTCCTGAAGCCCGATATATCCCACGATGGGGTCCTCTTTTGCGGCACTTTCCCGCGCCTGCCGGACGGCGGCCAGTATTTCGGAGTCGGAGATCGGAATCGTTACGACGGGGGCTGAAATTTTTGCATCCCGCAGCAGCTTGGCGGTGTTTCCCCGGGCAATCACGACATCGATATCCCCGTCTTCTTTTTTTAACAGGCTTCTTACGTAATAAAGGGCCTGTTCCATATGAAGATTGATAATTTCAAAATCCGGCGGAAAATTCAGCTCACTTTGCAGCTGATAGGCGTATTTGGCAATGTTGTCTCCGGATGCGACCAGAAGAATTTTTCCCATTTTTACTCTCCGTACTGTTGCAAATTTGTTCATAAATCAAAACAAGAATAACATAAATCTAACAAATATTTAATACAAAAAAGATTAATCAATAAAAATGAATTTTGATGATTTACAAATTTAGACCATATAGGGTATCATTCCAGACGAAAGAAATCGAAGGAGGCCAAAAATGTTCGACTATCAGGACAAGCTTACATTTTCAAAAGCGATCTACTACAATTTTAATCCGATCCCGCTTCCCAGAACATTTAAGGATGCGACCGGAGGCTTCGGCAATTTTGCGCCTTTGCAGGGGTGGATCCGGATCTATGATTCGGAAGGGTGCTGCGGGGAAACGTTCTGTTCCAAGGGAATGGTGGAAAACGTTCTTCCGCTGATCCTGACGGGAGAGACCCGCACTTACACGGAATGGTACCGCTATCTGTACTGGTGTTTCCGCAATTTCGGGTTCCAGAGCGGGCAGATCTGCGACCTGGGACAATTTGACCTGATCATGCTGGATATTCTGGCGCGCCGGAAAAAGCAGCCGCTCCACCGGTTCCTCGGTGCGAAAAAAGACTGGGCGGCCGTATACAAGGGCGGCGGAGCCATCATTCTTGAGGACCAGGCCCTTGTGGACGATATGCTTCGCTATGTGGAGGAAGGCTACAAGACCGTCAAGTTCAAGGTCGGCAGCGACTGGGGCAAAAACATGGAGCGGGACGCGCACCGCATGGAACTTGTCCGCAAGGCGGTGGGAGATGACATCGCGGTCGCCGTGGACGGAAACCAGGTCTGGGACGTGGATGGCGCGCTGAAATTCGCCGACATG
This window contains:
- a CDS encoding sigma-54-dependent Fis family transcriptional regulator, with protein sequence MGKILLVASGDNIAKYAYQLQSELNFPPDFEIINLHMEQALYYVRSLLKKEDGDIDVVIARGNTAKLLRDAKISAPVVTIPISDSEILAAVRQARESAAKEDPIVGYIGLQDVVSSVRHFLETLKIKARLYQANSSAEIEKSIIRAQREQVDVLIGGVYTCQILESIHVKHVLLESSLASVREAYHRAREVQRNINLQRKRLQEKNTILNTAVNGVVSINESGIVTSINQVAADYLHTVPFKVVGKHFTELLDQEDSQPISSALSTGEKPPDFLLKRNGDLFLLSVNPILVNQKARGIVVSIQKQSSSKGSDRPAASFGDAIGQSEQARQILDTAREYSEWDLPVLLIGETGTGKRFWAECIHSASRRSSSPFVSIDCSMLSRHNQPSGRTLSRLLQSADGGTAYFAEIWRLPPEEQALMADFLEEKRMVLPDAGETVSADVRIIASSSRDLSEFAGSGRFNQSLYHTLNTLPLPLSSLRQRRADIPAFAQYAANRASSLHGKEISFSPEALEVLQNLSWEGNLDQLFSFCQRLTVLTRSSRINANFVRIQYGGNPFSCLQKDPETSPAILPTVQDTGISVAGRWISCSELCDLERHCGGNRTLMAEKLGVSRTTLWKHLKRLSSEGNFPHEAIALSGQK
- a CDS encoding enolase C-terminal domain-like protein codes for the protein MFDYQDKLTFSKAIYYNFNPIPLPRTFKDATGGFGNFAPLQGWIRIYDSEGCCGETFCSKGMVENVLPLILTGETRTYTEWYRYLYWCFRNFGFQSGQICDLGQFDLIMLDILARRKKQPLHRFLGAKKDWAAVYKGGGAIILEDQALVDDMLRYVEEGYKTVKFKVGSDWGKNMERDAHRMELVRKAVGDDIAVAVDGNQVWDVDGALKFADMIRPYRPAWFEEPVFSQDMNAIKELKERGINMKIAFGESMRNYYAFETYVEKGVDHLMPLVGRMGSVRELVAIRDLAKRNGLDFSSGGTTFVNAALGALYEENEMLEYHEPITYTLGECLEVKCEERDGRFYLPDIEGAPYRINLKKLEADGALESKKYFYSENAKLKFAVRGAY